Proteins from a single region of Streptomyces spectabilis:
- a CDS encoding non-ribosomal peptide synthetase, giving the protein MTRAMRSPASLPDATLPGLLVHHALTHPDRTALSDGTRTLDHRQLDTAAGHIAARLAGLGTARGDRVALFGPRDARMCALLHGVLRAGAAAVLVDPGWSPRDVHRRLDAVKVRHALTTARDLRAPEPYRTEVVDVDALAASAPVAPDGTQGCAPDDLAYLSFTSGSSGEPKAVAVTHANAVHYALALRDRLGLTDADAPRVAHVTTLAADLGHTSWLLALATAGSVHVVPDATARDPEAFWADLGAAGVSVLKTTPSHLTALLAGRPSDAPALDTVLLGGEALPRSLAARLLDERIAARVANHYGPTETTVGATCFLAATAADLPADEPTVPIGTAIGEVELRLVPDTRAPVTPDPDAAEGELYIGGRGVSAGYFGRPYETARRFIAHAGRRMYRTGDVCRRRADGNLVFVGRSDRQVKVRGFRVDPAEIERAMEEFPGVGQGAVIVRETPAGSQLLAAVRLTGGRDEDGTLAALRSHLHDRLPGYSVPQPVLALPEFPFGANGKLDRARLSDIVSGLIESRARTARPAPATAGRPADRSAASLAHALCELWADALGLPVVDPHADVLSLGGDSILAMRTIAFLRRRGHRVAFEDFYEHPTPTRLAAVAASSRRSAQPRAETLAAEPRHLAPAQRWLFRQPVDEPRHWNQSVLLRCRERVDAGALARAVEAVLHRHTALRRPLGPGGLGPLRPAGDLDAVSHSRLRPGDPLPETVGALCTELQRSLDPEAGRLLRVHRFAGGPGVDDRLALIAHHLVVDGLSWRILLDDLAAAYRAALTGQRADLAPTADFYAWAATTPRTAAAHPAVAPRLPVDDATSSTEPATLVWSLDERATGRLLERHGGAQRLEAVLLAAFADATLAWSGQRSLGVEVETHGRGTDGDDGQYLDTVGWFTAVKWLAVDAGGTAEGPERTARVEDLVRAAPQLPMDVEGARPEAAFNFLGTFRLPDEPCLDWSVADEQAGAARCATGDSLYRLRLTARIVDGRLVTDLVYAWPRLSHESAERIVASFSRAVAAAADTEPADHARAVVSTSGQLVHTGIAPARGHWTVVREPVPVLLTGATGYLGGHVLTELAARGARVTCLVRGDNDAEAARRLGGADVIAGDITADGLGLTPAGLARARTARVVVHAAADVRLVASPADLERTNHTAVRRLLHWIDAHTPAARFHHVSTLAVSGEVEGPARRFSEADLRIGQSFRTPYEKVKFHAEETVRAWAASGRQAYVHRSGHIAAHSRTGAFQRNVADNRIYQTVRGYVLAGAAPRRPSTTFEFSHVDTVAAGIAALATQPHAAPGVYHEESPHTVAHDDLVAWMVRHGYPIRLTDDATFAAALARAERHHPTMARLASTWSQLGDRNVVVDSAWTQSVLDRLGVRFAEPTAEWWSAALTWAADAGFLPHRSPVPADPAR; this is encoded by the coding sequence ATGACGCGAGCGATGCGTTCCCCCGCCTCGCTGCCCGACGCCACGCTGCCCGGCCTGCTCGTCCACCACGCCCTGACCCACCCGGACAGGACCGCCCTCAGCGACGGGACCCGCACCCTCGACCACCGGCAACTCGACACCGCGGCCGGGCACATCGCGGCCCGCCTCGCCGGACTCGGCACCGCGCGCGGCGACCGGGTCGCGCTGTTCGGCCCCCGGGACGCCCGCATGTGCGCGCTGCTGCACGGCGTCCTGCGCGCGGGCGCGGCCGCCGTCCTGGTCGACCCGGGGTGGAGCCCGCGCGACGTGCACCGGCGCCTGGACGCGGTCAAGGTGCGGCACGCCCTGACCACCGCGCGGGACCTGCGCGCGCCCGAGCCGTACCGCACCGAGGTCGTCGACGTCGACGCGCTCGCCGCGAGCGCGCCCGTCGCGCCCGACGGCACACAGGGCTGCGCGCCGGACGACCTCGCGTACCTGTCCTTCACCTCCGGATCCAGCGGGGAGCCGAAGGCCGTCGCGGTCACCCACGCCAACGCCGTGCACTACGCCCTCGCCCTGCGCGACCGGCTCGGCCTCACCGACGCCGACGCGCCCCGCGTCGCCCACGTCACCACCCTGGCCGCCGACCTCGGCCACACCTCCTGGCTGCTCGCCCTCGCGACCGCCGGTTCGGTGCACGTGGTGCCCGACGCGACCGCGCGGGACCCGGAGGCGTTCTGGGCGGACCTCGGCGCGGCCGGGGTCTCGGTGCTCAAGACGACGCCGTCGCACCTGACGGCCCTGCTCGCCGGGCGGCCGTCCGACGCACCCGCCCTGGACACCGTCCTGCTCGGCGGCGAGGCGCTGCCCCGGTCGCTCGCCGCGCGCCTGCTCGACGAGCGCATAGCCGCGCGCGTGGCCAACCACTACGGTCCGACCGAGACCACCGTCGGCGCCACCTGCTTCCTCGCCGCCACCGCGGCCGACCTGCCCGCGGACGAGCCCACCGTGCCCATCGGCACCGCCATCGGCGAGGTCGAACTGCGGCTCGTCCCCGACACGCGCGCGCCCGTGACGCCCGACCCCGACGCCGCGGAGGGCGAGCTGTACATCGGGGGACGCGGCGTGAGCGCCGGATACTTCGGGCGCCCCTACGAGACCGCGCGCCGCTTCATCGCGCACGCGGGACGGCGCATGTACCGCACCGGCGACGTGTGCCGCCGCCGAGCGGACGGCAACCTCGTCTTCGTCGGCCGCTCGGACCGCCAGGTCAAGGTCCGTGGCTTCCGCGTCGACCCCGCCGAGATCGAGCGGGCCATGGAGGAGTTCCCGGGCGTCGGCCAGGGCGCGGTGATCGTCCGCGAGACCCCGGCGGGCAGCCAACTCCTGGCCGCCGTACGCCTGACCGGCGGGCGCGACGAGGACGGCACGCTCGCCGCGCTCCGCTCCCACCTGCACGACCGGCTGCCCGGCTACTCCGTGCCGCAGCCCGTCCTCGCCCTGCCGGAGTTCCCCTTCGGCGCGAACGGGAAGCTCGACCGCGCCCGCCTGAGCGACATCGTGTCCGGCCTCATCGAGTCCCGGGCCCGGACCGCGCGGCCCGCGCCCGCCACCGCGGGGCGGCCCGCCGACCGCTCCGCCGCGTCGCTCGCGCACGCCCTGTGCGAGCTGTGGGCGGACGCCCTGGGCCTGCCCGTCGTCGACCCGCACGCGGACGTGCTGAGCCTGGGCGGGGACTCGATCCTCGCGATGCGCACCATCGCGTTCCTGCGCCGCCGCGGCCACCGCGTCGCGTTCGAGGACTTCTACGAGCACCCGACGCCCACCCGGCTCGCGGCGGTCGCCGCCTCGTCCCGGCGGAGCGCACAGCCGCGCGCCGAGACCCTGGCGGCCGAGCCGCGCCACCTGGCGCCCGCCCAGCGGTGGCTGTTCCGCCAGCCCGTCGACGAACCGCGGCACTGGAACCAGTCCGTGCTCCTTCGCTGCCGCGAGCGCGTGGACGCCGGAGCCCTTGCGCGGGCCGTCGAGGCCGTGCTGCACCGGCACACGGCGCTGCGCAGGCCGCTCGGTCCCGGCGGCCTCGGCCCGCTGCGGCCCGCGGGCGACCTGGACGCGGTGAGCCACTCACGGCTGCGGCCGGGCGATCCGCTGCCCGAGACGGTCGGGGCGCTCTGCACCGAGCTGCAGCGCAGCCTCGACCCGGAAGCCGGGCGCCTGCTGAGGGTGCACCGGTTCGCGGGCGGACCGGGCGTCGACGACCGGCTCGCGCTGATCGCCCACCACCTCGTCGTCGACGGCCTCTCCTGGCGCATCCTGCTCGACGACCTCGCCGCCGCCTACCGGGCCGCGCTCACGGGGCAGCGGGCAGACCTGGCGCCGACGGCCGACTTCTACGCCTGGGCCGCCACCACGCCCCGGACGGCCGCCGCGCACCCGGCGGTCGCGCCCCGGCTCCCGGTGGACGACGCCACGTCGAGCACCGAACCGGCGACCCTGGTGTGGAGCCTCGACGAGCGGGCGACCGGCCGTCTTCTGGAGCGCCACGGGGGCGCGCAGCGCCTGGAGGCGGTGCTGCTCGCGGCCTTCGCCGACGCCACCCTCGCCTGGAGCGGGCAGCGGAGCCTCGGCGTGGAGGTGGAGACCCACGGCCGCGGGACCGACGGCGACGACGGCCAGTACCTGGACACGGTGGGCTGGTTCACCGCCGTCAAGTGGCTGGCCGTCGACGCGGGCGGGACGGCCGAAGGGCCCGAGCGCACCGCCCGGGTCGAGGACCTCGTACGCGCGGCGCCCCAGCTGCCGATGGACGTCGAAGGGGCGCGCCCCGAGGCGGCGTTCAACTTCCTCGGCACCTTCCGGCTGCCCGACGAGCCCTGTCTGGACTGGTCGGTGGCGGACGAGCAGGCCGGGGCCGCCCGCTGCGCCACCGGGGACTCGCTCTACCGGCTCCGTCTGACCGCCCGGATCGTCGACGGGCGCCTGGTGACCGACCTGGTCTACGCCTGGCCGCGCCTGTCGCACGAGAGCGCGGAGCGGATCGTCGCCTCGTTCTCCCGCGCGGTGGCCGCCGCCGCGGACACCGAACCGGCCGACCACGCGCGGGCGGTGGTGTCCACCTCCGGCCAGCTGGTGCACACCGGCATCGCTCCCGCGCGCGGACACTGGACGGTCGTGCGCGAGCCGGTGCCCGTCCTGCTGACCGGGGCGACCGGCTATCTGGGCGGGCACGTGCTCACCGAACTGGCGGCGCGGGGCGCCCGCGTGACCTGCCTGGTCCGCGGCGACAACGATGCCGAGGCGGCCCGGCGGCTCGGCGGCGCCGACGTGATCGCCGGTGACATCACCGCGGACGGCCTCGGCCTGACCCCGGCCGGACTCGCCCGCGCCCGCACGGCCCGGGTCGTCGTGCACGCGGCCGCGGACGTCCGCCTCGTGGCCTCGCCCGCGGACCTCGAGCGGACCAACCACACCGCGGTGCGGCGGCTGCTCCACTGGATCGACGCCCACACCCCGGCGGCCCGCTTCCACCACGTCTCCACGCTGGCCGTCTCGGGCGAGGTGGAGGGGCCCGCGCGCCGCTTCAGCGAGGCCGACCTGCGCATCGGGCAGAGCTTCCGCACCCCGTACGAGAAGGTGAAGTTCCACGCGGAGGAGACCGTGCGGGCCTGGGCGGCATCCGGCCGTCAGGCCTACGTCCACCGCAGCGGCCACATCGCGGCGCACAGCAGGACCGGCGCGTTCCAGCGCAACGTCGCGGACAACCGGATCTACCAGACCGTGCGCGGCTACGTCCTGGCCGGGGCGGCGCCGCGCAGGCCGTCGACGACGTTCGAGTTCTCCCACGTGGACACGGTGGCGGCGGGAATCGCGGCGCTCGCGACCCAGCCGCACGCGGCGCCGGGCGTCTACCACGAGGAGTCGCCGCACACCGTCGCCCACGACGACCTGGTGGCGTGGATGGTCCGGCACGGCTATCCCATCCGGCTCACGGACGACGCCACGTTCGCCGCGGCGCTCGCCCG